Proteins co-encoded in one Nonlabens agnitus genomic window:
- a CDS encoding stage II sporulation protein M → MREAAFVKQNKEKWMAFEKALDANSNINADRLASLYIQLTNDLSFAQTYYQESKTLLYLNSLASQAHQKIYVNKKEKGNKIIKFFKTEFPLFFAEHQITMLYAFLIFMVAVAIGAISTYNDDSFTRLILGDSYVNMTLENIKDGNPTGVYQEDGALGMFLAITINNVRVGMLCFAAGLLTSIGAGYILFSNGVMVGTFFAMFALENVGIESWSVIMLHGTIELSVIVICGAAGMIMGNAILFPKTYARRVSFVRGAKNGIKVVISTVPLFIVAGFIEGFVTRYAFMPAIIKYFIVAVSAAIIIGYYIVYPQYLKKQYERLHRA, encoded by the coding sequence ATGCGCGAGGCGGCTTTTGTCAAGCAAAATAAAGAAAAATGGATGGCATTTGAAAAGGCTCTGGATGCTAATTCAAATATAAATGCCGACAGGCTGGCTAGTCTATATATTCAGTTGACTAACGATCTTTCTTTTGCCCAAACTTATTACCAAGAAAGCAAGACGTTGCTATACCTTAACTCACTGGCAAGTCAGGCTCATCAAAAGATTTACGTCAATAAGAAGGAAAAGGGAAACAAGATCATTAAATTTTTTAAAACCGAATTTCCCCTGTTTTTTGCAGAGCATCAGATCACGATGTTATATGCGTTCTTGATCTTTATGGTAGCCGTTGCTATAGGTGCCATAAGTACTTATAACGATGATTCCTTTACCAGGCTTATTTTGGGAGATTCCTATGTAAATATGACGCTAGAAAATATCAAGGATGGCAATCCTACAGGTGTTTATCAAGAAGATGGTGCGCTGGGAATGTTTCTCGCCATAACCATCAATAACGTTAGGGTTGGAATGTTGTGTTTTGCTGCTGGATTGCTCACCTCTATTGGTGCAGGATATATCCTATTTTCTAACGGAGTCATGGTGGGAACTTTCTTTGCCATGTTTGCGCTGGAAAATGTTGGGATTGAATCTTGGAGCGTTATTATGCTGCATGGTACTATAGAACTTTCGGTTATTGTGATTTGTGGTGCTGCAGGAATGATTATGGGGAACGCCATTTTGTTTCCTAAAACCTATGCGAGGCGCGTGTCCTTTGTGCGTGGTGCAAAGAACGGTATCAAGGTCGTGATCAGTACGGTACCTTTATTCATCGTGGCAGGTTTTATAGAAGGTTTCGTGACCAGATACGCCTTCATGCCTGCGATCATCAAATACTTTATCGTTGCGGTAAGTGCCGCGATAATTATAGGATACTACATTGTGTATCCTCAATATCTTAAGAAACAATATGAGCGATTACATAGAGCCTAG
- a CDS encoding RDD family protein, with translation MSNTSINTAQNVNINYHISSLGYRITGVLVDLVIMFVYIIILGYIEDGMSNLFDNFTTFGLSQLMFLPVAFYSLFFNIVFNGRTPGKFVVGTKVVKIDGSPATWSDYLISWMLRLVDIWITAPTFGGVGILAIIFSDKNQRLGDMASDTIVIDTRKKTKISHTILEDVKEDYEPTFLTVNMLTDKDVNEIKEIYRLAGESRDYETLKMLRIKVEQLLQVNSDLRDGIFVRTVLKDYSYLTQGN, from the coding sequence ATGTCAAACACTTCTATCAATACAGCGCAGAATGTAAATATCAACTACCATATTTCTAGTTTGGGTTATCGCATTACTGGAGTTTTGGTAGATCTGGTGATCATGTTTGTGTACATCATCATTCTAGGTTACATAGAGGATGGAATGAGTAATCTCTTTGACAATTTTACCACCTTTGGGTTGAGTCAATTGATGTTCCTACCAGTGGCTTTTTACTCGCTTTTCTTCAATATTGTATTTAACGGTAGGACGCCAGGGAAATTTGTGGTTGGAACCAAAGTGGTGAAAATCGATGGCTCGCCAGCTACCTGGAGCGATTACCTCATCTCGTGGATGCTTAGACTGGTCGACATTTGGATAACCGCTCCAACCTTTGGTGGAGTTGGAATTCTAGCCATCATTTTCAGTGATAAAAACCAGCGATTGGGTGATATGGCATCAGACACGATTGTGATTGACACCCGTAAGAAAACCAAAATAAGCCACACCATTCTTGAAGATGTCAAGGAAGATTACGAGCCCACATTTTTGACGGTCAACATGCTCACCGACAAGGACGTCAACGAGATTAAGGAAATTTACAGACTGGCTGGAGAAAGTCGCGATTATGAAACCTTAAAGATGCTACGCATCAAGGTGGAGCAATTGCTACAGGTAAACTCTGACCTGCGCGACGGTATTTTTGTACGCACCGTACTCAAGGATTACTCCTATTTAACACAAGGCAACTAG
- a CDS encoding trimeric intracellular cation channel family protein, with the protein MDFIEIIDLMGTIAFAISGALAAFAKKLDPFGIIIIAFVTAAGGGTLRDILIGVRPVSWMLNMDLVYTILICVLITFIFRRWLLTLRKTLFLFDTIGIGLYTVVGIEMGLTAGLHPVICITLGCITACFGGVIRDILVNEIPVIFRKNIYATACIAGGLVYFLLAKLNLLENWAFIISGLTVITIRFFAVIFEWQLPSFYQTGKEDPTVF; encoded by the coding sequence ATGGATTTTATTGAGATTATTGATTTGATGGGAACCATTGCGTTTGCCATCTCTGGAGCTCTTGCGGCCTTTGCTAAAAAGCTGGATCCGTTTGGTATTATTATCATCGCATTTGTCACAGCAGCTGGTGGCGGTACCTTGCGCGATATTTTGATAGGCGTACGACCAGTGAGCTGGATGCTCAATATGGATCTGGTGTACACCATTCTCATCTGTGTACTGATCACATTTATTTTTAGAAGATGGTTGTTGACATTGCGTAAAACTCTCTTCCTATTTGATACGATCGGTATTGGACTTTATACGGTAGTTGGGATAGAAATGGGACTTACCGCTGGACTGCATCCTGTGATTTGTATCACTTTAGGATGTATCACGGCTTGTTTTGGAGGTGTGATACGTGACATTCTTGTAAATGAAATTCCAGTGATATTCAGAAAGAATATTTACGCCACAGCCTGTATCGCTGGTGGTTTGGTTTACTTTTTACTGGCCAAACTCAATCTACTAGAAAATTGGGCCTTTATCATCTCAGGATTAACCGTGATTACCATCAGATTTTTTGCGGTGATTTTTGAATGGCAGCTGCCCAGCTTTTATCAAACAGGTAAAGAAGATCCTACCGTTTTCTGA
- a CDS encoding rhomboid family intramembrane serine protease, which produces MDFVDNIKLKYATLNVSGKLVAVISITTLLFWLLGLIYPPITAWFALPSRFVPAILQPWSWLTYGFLHGGIFHLLINMLVLYFTGQMMLNLFSGRQFLTLFFTGIVAGGLVFTLVSELFVGFFSNNVLVGASAGVYATLFFICSYMPETQVRLFFILNVKLKYLAIALIVFDIIAILTNNNAGGSVAHLAGAAVGYYSATRMKAGIDILEGFAGFGDSMVNLFKPKPKSAKTNRNMKTVYRNTNKTSTPKKSASDHQKRVDAILDKISASGYECLSREEKDFLFQAGKD; this is translated from the coding sequence ATGGATTTTGTAGATAACATAAAACTGAAATACGCAACGCTCAATGTGAGTGGTAAGTTGGTAGCGGTTATAAGTATCACTACTTTGTTATTTTGGCTCTTAGGACTTATCTATCCACCAATTACGGCCTGGTTTGCCTTGCCTTCACGATTTGTTCCTGCAATACTGCAACCATGGTCTTGGTTGACTTATGGGTTCTTACACGGCGGAATCTTTCATTTGTTGATCAACATGTTGGTGCTCTATTTCACGGGTCAAATGATGCTCAATCTATTCAGTGGTCGGCAATTTTTGACACTGTTTTTTACGGGTATTGTTGCAGGTGGCTTGGTATTTACGCTTGTTAGTGAGCTCTTTGTAGGTTTCTTTTCAAATAATGTCCTGGTAGGAGCTAGTGCTGGAGTTTATGCTACGTTGTTCTTTATCTGTAGTTATATGCCAGAGACACAGGTGAGATTGTTCTTCATCTTGAACGTAAAACTGAAGTACTTAGCCATTGCATTGATTGTCTTTGATATCATTGCTATTTTGACCAACAATAACGCTGGTGGTAGTGTGGCACACCTTGCTGGTGCTGCCGTAGGTTATTATTCAGCAACACGTATGAAGGCAGGTATTGATATTCTGGAAGGCTTTGCAGGATTCGGTGATAGTATGGTCAACTTATTCAAACCAAAACCTAAGTCTGCCAAAACGAACCGCAATATGAAAACGGTGTACCGAAACACTAACAAAACTTCAACGCCCAAAAAATCGGCGAGCGACCATCAAAAAAGAGTGGACGCTATTCTAGATAAAATATCTGCTAGTGGTTATGAATGTTTAAGCCGTGAAGAAAAGGATTTCTTGTTCCAGGCTGGTAAGGATTAA
- a CDS encoding rhomboid family intramembrane serine protease, which produces MFNNLTPVVKNIIILNIAIYIGTVFIAPALYDDLSLWFFMNPKFQVWQVFTHMFMHDFSSFMHILFNMYALLLFGPLLERWMGSNRFIFFYLACGIGAYLLTTGIDYFQYLGYVSELSSQGASEAEISQAIFTRTSLAVPMVGASGCIFGLMAGFAYLYPNMPFQILFIPFQIKAKWLIGAYVLYETLSTFGILRLQDNVGHAAHLGGAIFGFIMVWYWKRNDMDGYRID; this is translated from the coding sequence ATGTTCAATAACCTGACACCAGTAGTCAAGAATATCATTATCCTGAATATCGCGATCTATATAGGTACGGTTTTTATTGCACCGGCATTATATGACGATTTGAGTTTATGGTTCTTTATGAATCCTAAGTTCCAGGTATGGCAAGTGTTTACACACATGTTCATGCACGATTTTTCTAGCTTCATGCATATTTTGTTCAATATGTACGCGTTACTGCTTTTTGGCCCTCTACTGGAGCGCTGGATGGGAAGCAATAGGTTCATTTTCTTTTATTTGGCCTGTGGTATAGGAGCGTATCTGCTTACCACTGGAATTGACTATTTTCAGTATCTAGGTTATGTGAGTGAACTTTCATCCCAAGGTGCTAGTGAGGCTGAGATAAGTCAGGCGATTTTTACGAGAACCAGTCTTGCTGTTCCCATGGTAGGTGCTAGTGGTTGTATCTTTGGGTTAATGGCAGGATTTGCTTATCTCTATCCCAATATGCCGTTTCAAATATTATTTATCCCTTTTCAGATTAAGGCAAAGTGGTTGATAGGCGCTTACGTATTGTATGAGACCTTAAGCACCTTTGGTATTTTACGACTACAAGATAACGTAGGTCATGCAGCGCATTTAGGTGGTGCCATCTTTGGGTTTATCATGGTGTGGTACTGGAAGCGCAACGACATGGACGGTTATAGAATAGACTAA
- a CDS encoding dihydroorotase has product MKNLFFSVVISLVLFSNYTVAQDTNPSFKKGDTFKIAQVDSNDYEAIQFPKANFIIKKGGIFSYDRVVNEEVEIHSVDKKEDGTVIATIKRTSRGKFFNSHKYLKVDMEKALERGELVRI; this is encoded by the coding sequence ATGAAGAATCTATTTTTTTCTGTAGTAATATCACTGGTGTTATTTAGTAATTATACTGTGGCTCAGGACACTAATCCTTCATTTAAAAAAGGCGATACATTCAAAATTGCACAGGTTGACAGCAACGACTATGAAGCCATACAATTCCCCAAAGCTAACTTCATAATCAAAAAAGGCGGCATCTTTAGTTACGATCGTGTTGTTAATGAGGAAGTGGAAATACATTCCGTTGATAAAAAAGAGGATGGAACTGTTATCGCCACGATCAAAAGAACCTCAAGAGGTAAATTCTTCAACAGTCATAAATATCTAAAAGTAGATATGGAAAAGGCTTTGGAACGAGGCGAGTTGGTCAGAATTTAA